GAGGCGTCCTTGCGTCCCTTGCCCAGAAGTTGGCGCACCCCGTCCTCGCCGACCTTGTCGAACTTGTCGATGGTGCGCAGGACCGCGTCGCGCTGCGCGTCGTTGGTGAGGTCCATCGCCTCGAGCACCCCGTTCAGCACCTTGCGGTTGTTCACGCGCACCACGTAGTCGCCGCGCTCGATCCCCACGGCTTCGAGTGTGTCGGCGAGCATGGCGCAGATCTCGGCGTCCGCGGCCATGGAGGCGCTCCCCACAGTATCGGCATCACATTGGTAGAACTGCCGAAAGCGGCCTGGCCCAGGCTTCTCGTTGCGCCAGACGGGGCCCATCGCATAGCGGCGGTAGGGCGTCGGCAGGTCGTTGCGGTGCTGCGCATAGACGCGCGCCAGCGGTGCCGTCAGGTCGTAGCGCAGCGCGAGCCAGTCACCCTGGCCGTCCTCGTCTGCCTCCTGCCAGGCGAAGACGCCCTCGTTGGGGCGGTCCACGTCGGGAAGGAACTTGCCCAGCGCTTCGACCGTCTCGACAGCGCTGCTCTCGAGCGCGTCGAAGCCGTAGCGATGATAGACCTCCGCGATCCGCGCGAGCATTCGCTGGCGGCCCGTGACCTCGGCGCCGAAATAGTCGCGGAAGCCCTTGGGCGTCGCGGCCTTGGGGCGGGGGGCTTTCTTGTCTTTGGCCATGGTGGCGGTCCTCGGGGGTTCCGGTCGGATGCGGGATAGCGGATGGGCGCAGGGGGGGCAAGGCGCCGCTTGCCGCGCAGAGGCGATGGGCGTAAAGGCGGTGCCATGACCGAGATCGAGGAAAAGATCGCGCATCTTACGCGGCAGGTGGACGACCTGTCGGACGAGGTGGCGCGCCAGCAGTGTGAGCTGGACCGGCTGCGCCTTTTCGTCGACCGCCTGATGGTGCGCGAACGCGAGCGCGCGGCAGAGGGGTCGGGAGGCGTGGTGCTGGGTGACGAGCGGCCGCCGCACTACTGAGTCGGGTCGTGCGCCGACCCGAAAACCGCGATGGCGACGAAGAGCCTGTCATGCGCACCAACGACGCAGGGCCGCAGGTTCACGATGCCGGTGGGGCGAGAACCGGTGCTGCACCGTGCTGACAGCATGAAAAAACCGGCCCGCGCATAAGCGGGCCGGTTCTCGTCAGATCAATAGCTCGGGTCTATCCGCTATCAGAAGCGGAAGGCCGCGCGCATTTGAACGGTCGTCGCGTCGACATCGTTGGTCGTGCCGGTGACGTTCTCGAACTCGTGATACAGGACTTCGCCGCCGAGGCTGATGTTGTCGGTGATCATGTGCTCGTAGCCCGCGCCGACCACATAGCCGTCTTCGTCGCCACCGGGAGTGTCGACTTGAGCCCAGCCGCCGGTTGCATAGAGCAGGCCGTTACCGATCTTGTAACCACCGCGCAGCTTGACGCGGAGGATGCTGTCGACGTCGGCGGTGACACCGCCGGCAGTCAGACCCATGTCGGTCCAGTCATAGTCGACACCGCCACCCAGCACGAAGCCGTTGTTGAAGTCGTAATCGTAACCGGCGATCAGACCGCCGACGACGCCGTCATTGCCGCTGACGCCGGGTGCATTGGTGTCGATGTTGCCGTAGCCCAGTTCAGCACCGCCGTAGAAGCCGGTCCAGTTGGGCGAAACGGGTGCGACGGGTGCCGGTGCGACGATAACGGGCGCCTCTGCAACGGGTTCGTCGAGATTGCCGGCGAGAGCCGGTGCGGAAAAAGCGAGACCCGCGGCGAGGGCGGGAAGTGCTGTCAGTGTTCTCAACATTGGAGATGTCCTCCGTTCAATCGTTTCTCTGTCGCCCGATCCTTATGGCCGGGCATTTGGCCCCTCGCGGAAATTCCGCGCGGAACCGCTATCCTTCGGCGATTACCGATACCCGATCAACTGGGTGTTTTTCACGCAAGTTCCAAGCGAAAAAATGATAATGCGCGGAGTGTTGCCTGCATACATCACCCGGACGCGCGGTTTTCGGCACGTGATCCGGGCAAGATCTTCAGATCACGCCGATATCGGCCAGCGCGGCGGAGAGCGCGGGCGGCAGCGAGTCGTCTCCGTCGCCAACTCCCGACAGGTCGGCAGGCGCATCGGCCGCGTCGAGATAGCGCCATCCCTGGAAGGGGCGCTTGCGCGCGGCCGTGGTGCGGGTGATTGCCGGATCGAGAACGATGCCGCAGCGCCGGATACCGTCCTGCCCCGTGACCTCGTCAAGACGCAGAATCCGCTGACGGCATTGGACGAACCCCTGGATGACCCAGTAGATCGAGCCGCCCGCAAGCACTTCGGCGTCGCGCCGGGGCCACATGCGGGTGACGTGGCGCGGCAGGCCGTCCTCGCGTTCGGCCGCGCGGGAGGTCTGCCATCGGATCAGGTCGTCGACGGTCTCGGTGCCGACGCTGAGCTTGATGAGATTGACGAAGTCTTGCGGCACCGGCCACCCCCGGAGATCATATCCCTCTTTGCATTTATGGCGCAGGCGGGCGAAAGTCCAATAGCGCATGACATACGTCATTCAATGAGGACGCGGCACGCGGAGAAGATCGCGGGCCCGGCCGGCGCGACGACAGGGGAGAAAGCGCGGATGAACACGCAGGAGAAGGCCGAAAAACTGCTCGATGCGGCACAGGTCGCTTATGCACGGCACGTGGAAGATCCGCGCGCGGAACGCTCGCTGGAGCGGATTTTCGCGGCCATCGACCGCCCCCCGGCGATGCGCGAGCGACCGGGCACGCGGCTTCCGGTGTGCGGACAGCTTTCCGAGGTGCCGCAAGGCGAACGATTCGAGGAGGAAAGCCTGCGAGAGCTCGTCGCCGCCTTTCTCGCCCTCGAGCCGGCGCTTGCGTGGTACAAGCGCACGGGGGACACCACGAATGCCAACGCGGCCTATCACGAGGGCCACGCGAACGCGATGATCGTGGGGCCCGGCGGGCTGGTTCCGAATGAGCGGGTTTCGCTTGGTGTATCGCTTCTCGCTCCGGGCGTGCGCTACCCGGATCACACCCATCCGCCGGAAGAGACCTACCTCGTGCTGAGCGAGGGAGAGTTCAGCCAGGACGGGGTGACGTGGTTCACGCCGGGCATCGGCGGAACCTTCTACAACCCGCCGGGTATCCTGCATGCGATGCGGTCGGGCGACACGCCGCTCTTCGCGATGTGGGCGCTCTGGGCCGACGCCTGAGCGCCCTAGAGATTCCTGCCCGGGACTCCGGAGAGAACGCAAGGACGAAAAGATGATTGGAGCGCGTGCCTGTGGCGGGCGCCCCATAGGGTATCACAGCAGTGACTTGACCTTTCCGGCCACGGCCTCGGGCGTGATGCCGAACTTTTCGAAGAGCGTTTCCGCGGGAGCTGATGCGCCGAAGCTCTCCATACCCACGAAGCCGGCGCGCGCCTCGCGTCCACGTTCGCCGCAGAGCCAGCGGTCCCACCCCTGGCGCACCGCGGCCTCGACGCCCACGCGCACCGCAGAGCCACCCGGCAGCACGCGCTTGCGATAGCTCTCGTCCTGCTGCTCGAAGAGTTCCCAGCAGGGCATCGAAACGACGCGGGTGCCGATCCCCTCGGCCTGAAGCATGTCGCGGGCGGCCATGGCGATCTCGACCTCGGAGCCGGTGGCAAGCAGAATGGCCTGCCGCTTGCCCTCGGCCTCGGCCAGCACATAGGCGCCCTGCGCGGTGAGATTCTTGGTCTTGTGCTGCGTCCGAAGCGTCTTGAGCCCCTGCCGGGTCAGCGACAGGACCGAGGGCGTCTCCTTGGACGTGAGCGCGATTTCCCAAGCCTCTGCCGTTTCAACCGTGTCGCAGGGGCGGAACACCATGGTGTTGGGCGTCGCGCGCGAGATCGCCAGGTGTTCGACCGGCTGGTGCGTCGGGCCGTCCTCGCCGAGGCCGATGCTGTCATGGGTCATGACGAAGACCGTGGGCACCTTCATCAGCGCCGCGAGGCGCATGGCGGGGCGAGCGTAGTCGGTGAAGCACATGAAGGTGCCGCCATAGGGCCGGATGCCGCCATGAAGCGCCATGCCGTTCATCGCCGCCGCCATGCCGTGCTCGCGGATCCCGTAATGGATGTAGCGGCCTTTCCGGCTGCCGATGTCGAAGATGCCCAGGTCGCCGGTCTTGGTGTTGTTCGAGCCGGTGAGATCGGCCGAGCCGCCCAGCGTCTCGGGCATCACCGGGTTCACCACCTCGAGGACCATTTCCGACGACTTGCGCGTGGCGACCTTGGGGGCCTCCTCGCTCACCTGTTTCTTGAGAGCCTTGATCCGCGCCGAAAGCTGCTTGGGCGCGTCGCCCGCCATGATGCGGGCGAATTCGGCCTGGCGGCGCTCGGACGCTTCCGACAGCCGACCTTCCCACGCCTCGCGCTCGGAACGGCCGCGGCGGCCGATCTCTTCCCATTGCGATTTCACCTCCCCGGGAACCTCGAAGGGGCCATAGTTCCAGCCATAGGCCTCCTTGGCCGCCACGAGCTGATCGTCGTCGGTCAGCGCGCCGTGGCCCTTGGACGTGTCCTGCGCCGCGTGGCCCAGGGCGATGTGCGTCTTGCAGGCGATCATCGAGGGTTTCGAGGATTTCTTCGCCGCCGTGATGGCCGCGTCGATCGCATCGGGATCGTGGCCGTCGATCTCCTGCACGTGCCATCCGGCGGACTTGAACCGCTTGACCTGGTCGGTGTCGTCGGCGAGCGAGACCTTGCCGTCGATGGTGATGTCGTTGTTGTCCCAGAACACCACGAGCTTGCCCAGCCGCAGGCGGCCGGCGAGGGTGATGGCCTCCTGGCTCACGCCCTCCATCAGACAGCCGTCGCCGGCGATCACGTATGTATGGTGATCCACGAGCTTGGCCCCGTGGCGGGCGCGCAGGTGTTCCTCGGCGATGGCGAAGCCCACGGAGTTGGCGATGCCCTGTCCCAGGGGGCCCGTCGTGGTCTCGATCGCGGGGTGAAGGAAGTTCTCGGGATGGCCCGCCGTGGGTGCGCCCCATTGGCGGAAGGCCTTGATCTTGTCGATCTCCATTCCTTCGTGGCCCGTGAGATGCAGCAGCGAGTAGAGCAGCATCGAGCCGTGCCCGGCGGAAAGGATGAAGCGGTCCCGGTCGGGCCACTGGGGCGCGCCGGCGTCGAATTTCAGGTGCTTCTCGTAGAGCACGGTCGCCACGTCGGCCATGCCCATCGGCATTCCGGAATGGCCCGAATTGGCTGCGTTCACCGCATCCAGCGTGAGCGCGCGGATGGCGGCGGCGCGCATCCAGTGATCGGGGTTGGCGGAGCGGAGGGCAGCGATATCCACGGGCAGGCATCCTCTGGCAGGGTGGGATCAGATGGAGCGTGAATACCAGCACCCGGCCAAAGTTCAACCTCTGCCGTCGCGGCGCGGCGCCCGCTTTGCATAAGGCGCGCAATTTTGGCAGGCTTTGGGTAGAGTTGACCCATACGGGTGCCGGGCGCGATTCGCGCCCGGAAGTGTCAAGAGACAGAATAATGATCGAGGGGACGAGGAGAGATGAGCGAGACGGACGCGCTACAGGGGCGCATCATGGCCGCACTCGACCGGATCGGGCAGGGGCTCGAGAAGATGCAGGCCGCGCCGGCGGAGGACGCGCCCGAGACGGGCGAGACGGAACAGCTTCGCCGTGATCTCGAGGAGGAGCGGCTGGCCAATGCTCAGCTCGAGGAACGGGTGAAGGCACTGAGCGCGAAGCTGCGCAAGCTCGAGGAAGAGGGCGCCGCGTCGAGCGGGGCGCGGGAGAAATCCGAGACCGAACGCCGCGACGCGATGCGGCGCATGGACACCGAGCTCCAGGCGCTGAGGCTCGCCAACCAGCAACTGCGCGACAACAACGCCGCGCTGCGCGAGGCCAATGAAACGGGCGTGGTCGAGCCGCATCTGATCAACAAGGCGATGATGGCCGAGCTCGAGGGTCTGCGCGCCGCTCGGGCCGCGGACCGCGCCGAGATGGACCTGGTGCTGGCCGAGCTCGACCGCACGCTCGACACCGGCGGCGAGACCGGTGATGCCGAAACGGAGGATGCCTGATGCCCGAAGTCGAGATCGAGATCGGAGGCCGCAAGTTCGAGGTGTCCTGCCAGGAGGGCGAGGAGCATTACCTGCACACCGCCGCGAAGATGCTGGACGAGGAGGCGACGGTTCTTGCCGCGCAGATCGGCCGGATTCCCGAGGCGCGGATGCTTCTGATGGCGGGGCTGATGCTGGCCGACAAGACCGCGGGCATGCAGGACAAGCTGCGCGAGGCCGAGGACAAGCTGGCCGAACGGGATGCCGAGCTGGCGCGGCTGCGCGACGCGCCGCCGCCCGAGGCGCAGCGGATCGAGGTGCCGGTCCTGCCCGACGGCGTGAGCGATGCGCTGGCCGAGATCGCGGCCCGCGCCGAGGCCCTGGCCGAAGAGGTGGAGGCGAAAGCCGGCGCCTGAGAAGGTTTTCTCGAAACATCTCGCGCGTGATGCGCCGGGGTCCGCGCCAGTGGCAACCGGGGAAGGAGGGGCGTTGCCCCTCACCGTGAAAGCCCGAGGGCTTTCACGGCTCACCCCAGGATATTTCGGGCAAGAAGAAGCGCGGGCGGCGTCCAGGGCGGGAACAATAGCGGAACATTTTCTTTAACTCGCCGCACGGCGCGGGTAGGATGGCGGCCATGAGCGATTTCAGCGATTCAGATGCCTTCGAGGGGGCCTCCCTCTCTGCGCGGGCGATGGCCGCGCGTCCGATGCCCTATCTCGACGATCTCAACCCCGCGCAGCGCGAGGCGGTGGAGCGGCTCGATGGGCCGGTCCTCATGCTTGC
This window of the Roseovarius sp. SCSIO 43702 genome carries:
- a CDS encoding SlyX family protein, with protein sequence MTEIEEKIAHLTRQVDDLSDEVARQQCELDRLRLFVDRLMVRERERAAEGSGGVVLGDERPPHY
- a CDS encoding outer membrane protein; the encoded protein is MLRTLTALPALAAGLAFSAPALAGNLDEPVAEAPVIVAPAPVAPVSPNWTGFYGGAELGYGNIDTNAPGVSGNDGVVGGLIAGYDYDFNNGFVLGGGVDYDWTDMGLTAGGVTADVDSILRVKLRGGYKIGNGLLYATGGWAQVDTPGGDEDGYVVGAGYEHMITDNISLGGEVLYHEFENVTGTTNDVDATTVQMRAAFRF
- a CDS encoding DUF1489 family protein, yielding MRYWTFARLRHKCKEGYDLRGWPVPQDFVNLIKLSVGTETVDDLIRWQTSRAAEREDGLPRHVTRMWPRRDAEVLAGGSIYWVIQGFVQCRQRILRLDEVTGQDGIRRCGIVLDPAITRTTAARKRPFQGWRYLDAADAPADLSGVGDGDDSLPPALSAALADIGVI
- a CDS encoding dimethylsulfonioproprionate lyase family protein, translating into MNTQEKAEKLLDAAQVAYARHVEDPRAERSLERIFAAIDRPPAMRERPGTRLPVCGQLSEVPQGERFEEESLRELVAAFLALEPALAWYKRTGDTTNANAAYHEGHANAMIVGPGGLVPNERVSLGVSLLAPGVRYPDHTHPPEETYLVLSEGEFSQDGVTWFTPGIGGTFYNPPGILHAMRSGDTPLFAMWALWADA
- the tkt gene encoding transketolase, giving the protein MDIAALRSANPDHWMRAAAIRALTLDAVNAANSGHSGMPMGMADVATVLYEKHLKFDAGAPQWPDRDRFILSAGHGSMLLYSLLHLTGHEGMEIDKIKAFRQWGAPTAGHPENFLHPAIETTTGPLGQGIANSVGFAIAEEHLRARHGAKLVDHHTYVIAGDGCLMEGVSQEAITLAGRLRLGKLVVFWDNNDITIDGKVSLADDTDQVKRFKSAGWHVQEIDGHDPDAIDAAITAAKKSSKPSMIACKTHIALGHAAQDTSKGHGALTDDDQLVAAKEAYGWNYGPFEVPGEVKSQWEEIGRRGRSEREAWEGRLSEASERRQAEFARIMAGDAPKQLSARIKALKKQVSEEAPKVATRKSSEMVLEVVNPVMPETLGGSADLTGSNNTKTGDLGIFDIGSRKGRYIHYGIREHGMAAAMNGMALHGGIRPYGGTFMCFTDYARPAMRLAALMKVPTVFVMTHDSIGLGEDGPTHQPVEHLAISRATPNTMVFRPCDTVETAEAWEIALTSKETPSVLSLTRQGLKTLRTQHKTKNLTAQGAYVLAEAEGKRQAILLATGSEVEIAMAARDMLQAEGIGTRVVSMPCWELFEQQDESYRKRVLPGGSAVRVGVEAAVRQGWDRWLCGERGREARAGFVGMESFGASAPAETLFEKFGITPEAVAGKVKSLL
- a CDS encoding cell division protein ZapA; the protein is MPEVEIEIGGRKFEVSCQEGEEHYLHTAAKMLDEEATVLAAQIGRIPEARMLLMAGLMLADKTAGMQDKLREAEDKLAERDAELARLRDAPPPEAQRIEVPVLPDGVSDALAEIAARAEALAEEVEAKAGA